The following proteins come from a genomic window of Tenebrio molitor chromosome 9, icTenMoli1.1, whole genome shotgun sequence:
- the LOC138138621 gene encoding uncharacterized protein has protein sequence MPNQAIKFFQEQLDLKPDTGYGTLNQHRSALALILDNLSCSGIVKRFMRGVFKMKPLTTKYRHIWDPKTVLNYIESLGPNSSLSLRQSTMKTVTLLALISGHRLQTLSLIRLENINQSPQGFEIWITDHIKTSRVGGEQPTLQVPFFQANPSLCAATTLKDYLKTTQPLRKEEFLFITFRQPHRTASKDSISRWVKEVLKAAGVDMNVFAPHSTRHAVTSAAYKKGLSWDIIRRSAGWSQNSQVFAKFYNRPTQQHGSSLAPAILAVNN, from the coding sequence ATGCCCAACCAGGCAATTAAGTTCTTCCAAGAGCAACTGGATTTAAAACCTGATACGGGATACGGCACACTCAATCAACACCGCTCAGCCTTGGCTCTAATTCTTGACAACCTCAGCTGTAGTGGTATAGTAAAGCGGTTCATGAGAGGCGTATTCAAGATGAAGCCGTTGACCACCAAATACCGCCATATTTGGGACCCAAAAACTGTACTGAACTACATCGAAAGCTTAGGACCAAACAGTTCACTCTCACTGCGACAGTCAACAATGAAGACTGTCACCTTGCTAGCACTAATTTCGGGTCACCGTTTGCAGACTCTATCCCTTATAAGGCTCGAAAATATCAACCAGAGTCCCCAAGGTTTTGAGATTTGGATCACCGATCACATAAAAACTTCCAGAGTCGGGGGGGAACAACCAACTTTGCAAGTACCCTTCTTTCAAGCTAACCCCTCCCTCTGCGCAGCGACGACGCTTAAAGACTATCTGAAGACCACCCAACCTCTTCGGAAAGAGGAATTTCTTTTCATCACATTCAGGCAGCCTCACCGTACGGCCTCAAAGGATTCCATCAGTCGATGGGTGAAGGAAGTATTAAAAGCAGCAGGAGTAGATATGAATGTGTTCGCTCCACATTCCACTCGCCACGCCGTGACTTCAGCCGCCTATAAGAAAGGGCTGTCATGGGACATAATTCGACGGTCTGCCGGATGGTCACAAAACTCCCAAGTATTCGCCAAGTTTTACAACCGACCTACTCAACAGCACGGCTCTTCATTAGCTCCGGCCATCTTGGCGGTCAATAATTAG